A part of Melittangium boletus DSM 14713 genomic DNA contains:
- a CDS encoding tetratricopeptide repeat protein, whose translation MAKTASRKAPASRKKAVPAVPKKSAASSPKKKPSPAKAVKAAKKRTPLESSLREPAAPETSVSFSAEESPPGMKALPAGEPQGAAFPFEIDPKRIEEGLQKLRQEVVHWANKGRYTKVRFKFRGKQLLPDLPIAAVAAAEGLTFYWGGILRALIFTVAGGSLLQVELVNDADKRVQAGKEALLNGDLDEALALFREALTMDRDNAGAHLNVGVALKLKGEREAALAAFERAKALDPEGPLGAEAERLAAPLRPKDTVAQTG comes from the coding sequence ATGGCGAAGACCGCATCCCGCAAGGCTCCGGCGAGCCGGAAGAAGGCCGTCCCCGCGGTACCCAAGAAGAGCGCTGCTTCCTCTCCCAAGAAGAAGCCCTCGCCCGCGAAGGCGGTGAAGGCCGCGAAGAAGCGCACGCCCCTGGAGTCCTCGCTGCGTGAGCCGGCCGCTCCGGAGACCTCGGTCTCGTTCTCCGCCGAGGAGTCCCCGCCCGGCATGAAGGCCCTGCCCGCGGGAGAGCCCCAGGGCGCGGCCTTCCCCTTCGAGATCGACCCCAAGCGCATCGAGGAAGGCCTCCAGAAGCTGCGCCAGGAGGTGGTCCACTGGGCGAACAAGGGCCGCTACACCAAGGTGCGCTTCAAGTTCCGGGGCAAGCAGTTGCTGCCGGACCTGCCCATCGCCGCGGTGGCCGCCGCCGAGGGCCTGACCTTCTACTGGGGCGGCATCCTGCGCGCGCTCATCTTCACCGTGGCCGGCGGCAGCCTGCTCCAGGTGGAACTCGTCAACGACGCGGACAAGCGGGTGCAGGCGGGCAAGGAAGCGCTGCTCAACGGGGACCTGGACGAGGCCCTGGCGCTCTTCCGCGAGGCGCTGACCATGGACCGGGACAACGCCGGGGCGCACCTCAACGTGGGCGTGGCGCTCAAACTCAAGGGGGAGCGGGAGGCGGCGCTCGCCGCCTTCGAGCGCGCCAAGGCGCTGGACCCCGAGGGCCCCCTGGGTGCCGAGGCCGAACGGCTCGCCGCGCCGCTGCGTCCCAAGGACACCGTGGCCCAGACGGGGTAG
- the ung gene encoding uracil-DNA glycosylase: MSPWKDKLPEGWRRVLQDALANPAFTRLQAYVEQERQRYTVYPPEEDLFSALRLTPYEQVKVLILGQDPYHGAGQAHGLAFSVKPGVRPPPSLVNMFKELHDDLGLPIPREGSLVPWAERGVLLLNAVLTVREATPNSHAGQGWEAFTDAVIRAVSAKEEPVVFVLWGAYAQKKQKLIDARRHVVLAGPHPSPLSASRGFFGSRPFSRVNAELEKRGREPIDWRLPA; this comes from the coding sequence ATGAGCCCGTGGAAGGACAAGCTCCCAGAGGGATGGCGCCGGGTACTGCAGGACGCCCTGGCGAACCCGGCGTTCACCCGGTTGCAGGCGTATGTGGAGCAGGAGCGGCAGCGGTACACGGTGTACCCGCCGGAGGAGGACCTGTTCTCGGCCTTGCGGTTGACGCCGTACGAGCAGGTGAAGGTGCTGATCCTGGGGCAGGATCCGTATCACGGGGCGGGGCAGGCGCATGGGTTGGCGTTCTCGGTGAAGCCGGGAGTCAGGCCGCCGCCCTCGCTGGTGAACATGTTCAAGGAACTGCACGACGACCTGGGCCTGCCCATTCCCAGGGAGGGCTCGCTGGTGCCCTGGGCCGAGCGGGGCGTGTTGCTGCTCAACGCCGTGCTGACGGTGCGCGAGGCCACGCCCAACTCGCACGCGGGGCAGGGCTGGGAGGCCTTCACCGACGCGGTCATCCGGGCGGTGAGCGCGAAGGAGGAGCCCGTCGTCTTCGTGTTGTGGGGGGCCTACGCCCAGAAGAAGCAGAAGCTCATCGACGCGCGGCGCCACGTGGTGCTCGCGGGCCCCCACCCCTCGCCCCTGTCGGCGTCCCGGGGCTTCTTCGGCAGCAGACCCTTCAGCCGTGTCAACGCGGAGTTGGAGAAGCGAGGGCGGGAGCCCATCGACTGGCGCCTGCCCGCGTAA